In a single window of the Notamacropus eugenii isolate mMacEug1 chromosome 4, mMacEug1.pri_v2, whole genome shotgun sequence genome:
- the LOC140498135 gene encoding olfactory receptor 10H1-like — MSCSGIASMLELNQTTVTEFILIGFSPFPHLQLLFFVLFLLMYLFTLLGNLLIMLTVWYDRSLHKPMYFFLCTLSISEISYTLAINPRMLADLVSTHHTISLWGCANQMFFTFACGLTHCFLLTIMGYDRYVAICHPLRYNVLMSSQSCAWLVASSWLSGIVMGLVITLPIFNLTFCGPNEIHHFFCQVPPLVKLACGDVSAVAMGIGLLYIIVLLGCFLLILLSYTFIAATILKIPSAEGRRKAFSTCASHLIVVVIHYGFASVVHLKSKALEALEGDTLMGISYSALTPFLSPIIFSLRNKELKDALKKVLFRSLCPSRL, encoded by the coding sequence ATGTCCTGCTCTGGCATAGCCTCCATGCTGGAGCTAAACCAAACCACAGTGACGGAATTTATCCTCATTGGATTCTCACCATTCCCCCACCTTCAGCTGCTGTTCTTCGTGCTCTTTCTGTTGATGTATTTATTCACACTGCTGGGCAACCTTCTCATCATGTTGACTGTTTGGTATGATCGGAGTCTCCACAAGCCCATGTATTTCTTCCTATGTACTCTTTCCATCTCAGAAATCTCCTACACATTGGCTATTAATCCCCGCATGCTTGCTGACCTGGTCTCTACTCACCACACCATCTCCTTATGGGGTTGTGCCAATCAGATGTTTTTTACTTTTGCCTGTGGTCTCACTCACTGCTTCTTGCTCACTATCATGGGCTATGACCGTTATGTTGCCATTTGCCACCCCTTACGCTACAATGTGCTCATGAGTTCACAGAGCTGTGCTTGGCTGGTGGCCTCCTCATGGCTAAGTGGCATAGTCATGGGACTAGTGATCACTCTTCCTATTTTTAACTTGACATTCTGTGGTCCTAATGAAATCCATCACTTCTTCTGCCAAGTACCCCCTTTGGTGAAACTAGCCTGTGGAGATGTCTCAGCAGTGGCCATGGGAATTGGACTGCTCTACATCATAGTGCTGCTGGGTTGCTTCCTTCTTATCCTTCTCTCCTATACCTTTATTGCTGCCACCATCTTGAAGATACCCTCTGCTGAGGGCCGGCGCAAAGCCTTCTCCACCTGTGCCTCCCACCTCATTGTGGTGGTTATACACTATGGTTTTGCCTCTGTTGTACACCTTAAGTCAAAGGCCTTAGAAGCCCTGGAAGGGGATACCCTGATGGGCATTTCCTATAGTGCTCTCACCCCCTTCCTGAGCCCCATAATCTTCAGCCTGAGAAACAAGGAACTGAAGGATGCTCTGAAGAAAGTCCTCTTCAGGAGCCTGTGCCCCTCAAGACTGTAA